TTGTTTGGTCATGGCTTGCCAGCTAGCCCATTGATCTTCCTCTAGTCCATCTTCGATTGAGACGATCGGATATTTGGAGATTAGACCTTCGTAATAGTTGACAAACTCTTGAGGAGTGAGAGACTTGCCATCGATCACATAGTTACCATCTTTGAATAGCTCATTAGAGGCTACGTCTAGCGCCAAAGCAACTTGCTCACCTGGTTTGTAACCTGCTTTGGTGATTGCGTCGATTAGCAACTCTAGAGCCGCTTGGTTAGATTCAAGGTTAGGAGCAAATCCACCTTCATCACCCACAGCAGTTGACAAGCCTTTTTCATGGAGGATCGAGCTAAGCGCTGCGAATACTTCTGCACCGTAGCGCAATGCTTCTTTAAAAGTTGGTGCGCCTACAGGCACGATCATGAATTCTTGGATATCAACGTTGTTATCCGCATGAGCGCCACCGTTGATAACGTTCATCATCGGGACTGGAAGAACATTCGACAGGGGTGTGCCTAGATAGCGATATAGGGGTTGCCCGATCGCGGCGGAAGCTGCTTTGGCAGTTGCAAGAGAAACTGCCAAGATGGCATTTGCGCCAATTTCAGATTTGTTGGGCGTACCGTCTCGCTTGATCATGATCCGATCAACGAGTTCTTGATTGAGTGCATCTACTCCCTTCAATTCGGGTAGCAGCTTTTCAGTAATATTGCGAACTGCGATCAAAACCCCTTTACCGCCGTAGCGTTTTTTGTCTCCATCTCGCAACTCATGGGCTTCAAAACTACCTGTAGATGCGCCACTGGGTACTTGGGCAAGACCAACTGCTCCATTTGCTAATTTAACTTCCGCTTCAACGGTTGGTTTGCCACGCGAATCGAGGATTTCTCGTGCTGCGATCGCAATGATTTCTGTGCCTTTAGTCACTTTAAGCAATTCCTTTGATGATTAAGTAAAGCTAGTCGCAACAATCTTACAGTTTTGCGTTGTCCCATTTCTCAAATGTTAGGTGTTCATCAAAAAAATTGACAAAATTCACTTTTTGGTGTGCTTTATAGCTCCAAGCCAAAAGAGAATGGCGGCGCGAAGCGCCGCCATTCTCTTTTGGCTTGGAGAGTGAAACGCTGAGATTTGGGCTTGGAAACCAAGCCCGTACCTTTACAAATATGTAGGGGCTTGGTTTCCAAGCCCGTACCTTTACAAATATGTAGGGATTTGGTCTCCAAATCCTCTTTTTAAGATGACATGCCTATCTTTGTTCTACGTAGCATAAGTAAGAATCAATTTTTTGGTGACACGGCTTTGCCGTGCCATCAAAAAACTCTAACTGCGTTCTATCAATACTTGTTTTAAACGCATGGGATCGCCTTGATCAATAACTTTGCCATGCTCTAATAAAAATGCACCATCAGCATAATCCAACTCATTTAACCGATGCGTAACCCATAGAGCAGTCAGATTTTTTTGTTTGACCAATTCGCGCACCGAGGCAACCAGATCGGTTTGGTTTTCGCCATCTAATAAGGCAGTGGGTTCGTCTAGTAATAAAACTTCCGCATGACGCGCGATCGCTCCTGCGATCGCCACCCGTTGTTTTTGACCACCACTGAGAGCATAGATGGGGCGGCGGAGCATTTGCTCCAGATTCACCGCGCTCAAGGATTCTTTGACTCGATGCAAAGTTTCTATGTAGGAGAGATTTTCGGATGCTAAGCCAAAGGCAATATCTGCACCGACCGTTGGCATCACTAATTGATGATCGGGATTTTGAAATACAAAGCCAATGCGGGAGACGATCTCAATATCGCCAGAACTGGGTTTGAGCAAACTTGCAAGGAGCCTAAGCAAAGTCGATTTGCCACTGCCGTTAGTACCCAACAGCATCCAAAATTCCCCTTTTGGCACAGATAAGGTGCAGCGATCGAGGACGGTTTCGCCTGAAGCCCATGCAAAGCTAAGATCGCGAACACTGATGGCGGTGGTTACAGATTGATCGGTGGGCATTGTTAATTGCAGGTATGAACTTGTACAAAAAATCACTCAAACCCTTAGAGTTGCGCCCCTGCGGGGCGCAACTCTAAGGATTAGCCACGGATAAAGCCTGCGCCCATATTCGCAGAAGCCCCTGACTTCTCAGAAACCTGCACAGCCGAGATTTCGCTGGCAAGTACCGAGACTTTCTTGCCTTCCTGTTTTTCGCAGGTTAATTCCAAGATTTTGGTGTTACCGTCAGCGATCGCATTAGCGATTTCACGATAAAGCGCCTCAGCATTTTCTTGCTCCTTGCGCTGTACAGACAAAGCGATCGGATTATTTTTGAGGGTGATTTCAACTGTATACATCAGCATTGATTCGGTTGTCCTGCCTAGAAATGAAAGGTAGATAGAGTCGTTACAAGGTTTAGCGCAGATGCATTAGTGATTTGCATACCTGTTTATTACCTTCAGTATGCCATTGCATAGACAATCAAGGTGAGGTTTGTGCAGTAGAGCATCCCGTAATAAGTACTTGTGCAAAATAAATTACCAAAACCCATAAAGTTGCGCCTCGCAGGGGCGCAACTTTATGGGTTTTATGTCCTAACAAGAATGGCGACAGCTATAAAAACCTTGGGGGGGCTTTACATCAAGAGATGAAAATCTTGGAATAAGATACATAATAAGAACTGAAGCAAAATTAGCTGCGTTTATGATCGTAAAAGGTTTAGAACTGCCCAACTGGGAAAATATTAAACGGGAGTGGCGTGATGCCGACCCTTTACTACTGGTTTTCCCGATCCTATTGATGATTCTTGGTGGCGTTGCCATCTACAGTTCAGACTTTCGCGCTCAGCGCACTGAATGGTGGCAACATTGGGTCACAGGAGTAGTAGGGCTGGGAGCTATGTTTGCGATCGCCCGTTTTCACTACGATCAGTTATTGAGGTTGCACTGGATCACCTATGCAATTACTAATATCTCTTTGATATTGGTGATGATTATTGGGACAACGGCGCTTGGTGCAGAACGTTGGATTTCGATCGGCGGGTTTAATATTCAGCCTTCAGAATTTGCCAAGGTCGGTACTATCATTTCCTTGGCTGCGGTGATGCATGATCGCCCGATCCAAAATCCAATCGATGCTTTTAAAGTGGCTTGGGTAACAGTACCTCCTTGGGTATTGATCTTTTTACAACCGAACCTTGGTACGTCTTTGGTATTCGCCGCGATTACGATTGGAATGCTCTATTGGGCGGGTGCTAGTTTAGGGTGGTTGGTACTCATATTTTCGCCAATTGTGTCGGCAGTCCTATTTTCACTTTATTTACCTGCTTGGATTGTTTGGGTAATCCTGATGGGTGTGGCGGCTTGGGTGTCATTGCCTTGGTTTCGGATTGTCAGTACGGTGATTGCGGTGGTAGTAAATTTGGTGTCTGGACAAGCAGGAATTTTATTGTGGAATATTCTCCATGATTATCAAAAAAAGCGCCTATTGCTATTTATCGATCCTAATCAAGATCCTCTCGGCGCTGGCTATCACGTCATCCAGTCCAAAATTGCGATCGGTGCTGGTCAACTCTTTGGTCAGGGTTGGCTCAAAGGTACACAAACGCAATTAAATTTTATTCCTGAACAACATACTGACTTCATTTTTTCAGCGATCGGAGAGGAGTTTGGCTTTGCTGGTTGCCTTTGCGTTTTGTTGTTGTTTTTGGGAGTTTGTTGGCGCTTGTTGGTGGTTGCGGTAAATGCACGGGATAACTTTGGTTCACTCTTGGCGATCGGTGTATTTTCTTTCATCCTATTTCAAACCTTTGTCAATATTGGTATGAATATCAATGTTGCACCAGTAACAGGAATTCCTTTGCCTTGGCTCAGCTACGGGCGCTCAGCACTACTTGCTAATTTTATGGCGATCGGTTTAGTTGAGTCTGTAGCAGCCCATCGACGCACAATCAAATTCTAAAAGAAGAAGGCGCAAAGCGCCTTCTTCTTTTTTTAGCTTTTACGCTTTAACTTTATCTAGACTCAGCTTTAAAATCATGCCGACACAAATTCAAGATTATCGATCGCCTAAAGTCACCGTTATTGGTGCGGGTAATGTCGGCGGTATGCTCGCCCAGCGTATTGCCAAACAAAATTTGGCAGATGTGGTGCTATGCGATGTTGTCCAAGGAAAACCACAGGGAATTGCCCTCGATCTTGCCCAAGCGCATACCATCTCCAATCACGATCGCCAAATTATCGGCACTAACGACTATAACGACACCAAAGACTCGGATGTCATCGTGATTACCGCAGGCTTGCCACGCAAAGAAGGGATGAGTCGTAATGATCTGCTGAAAATTAATGCATCAATTATCAAGGAGGTTGTGCAGAAGGCGATCGCTCTATCTCCCAATGCAATTTTGTTGATTGTGACTAATCCTCTTGATGTGATGACCTATCTCGCATGGCAGGTAAGTGGGTTACCACCGCAGAGAGTAATTGGGATGGCGGGAGTGTTAGATGCGGCAAGATTTCAAACTTTTATTGCGATGGAATTAGGGATTTCCACTGCGGATATTTACACCACGGTTTTGGGTGGGCATGGGGATTTGATGTTGCCTTTACCACGACTATCGACGGTAAATGGGATACCGATTACCGAGCTATTGTCAGAGGAGGCGATCGCTAGACTCGTAGAGAGAACTCGTAATGGTGGAGCCGAAATTGTTAAGCTACTCCAAAATGGAAGTGCCTATTTCGCGCCGTCGGCCGCCGCCTATGTAATGGTGGAAGCTATTATTAGCGATCGACATCGAATATACCCTGCGGCGGCTCATCTTACGGGTGAGTATGGATTAAAAGATATATTCATGGGTGTACCAGTGCAAATAGGACGACAGGGTGTCGAGAAAGTGATTGAGCTGAAACTTACAGACGATGAACTTGCTGCACTCCATGCATCAGCAGCATCGATCCAAAAAAGTATTGATCTGTTGTAATAATCTCTTCCTAGTCCAATAACAACCTGAGGTTAGTTATATAGCAACGCAAGAGATAGATAGGACAAATCAAAACCAAAAAGATGAGTGGCGGCACGAAGCGCCGCCACTCATCTTTTTGGTTTTATGTCCTAAGCAAAACTTACGTTGCTATAGAAAAAATTTGGTAGCGATCGCTCTATAATCAGCAATCGGTTAACCTAAGACTAGCGATCGCCAAAACTTTAAAAGAGCATCATGACTTCAAGCGCACAAAACCACCCCACATTTTTACTTGTTGACGGACATTCCCTTGCGTTTCGAGCCTTTTATGCCTTTGGTAAGCATCCCGAAGGCGGCTTGCGAACCTCCACAGGAATCCCTACTAGTATCTGTTTTGGCTTCTTGAAAGCATTAATTGAGATGCTCGATCGCGAAAAACCCACTGCTGTTGCGATCGCCTTTGACCTCGCCACACCCACATTTCGCCATGAGATTGACGATACTTACAAGGCAAATCGTTCAGAAACCCCTGAAAGTTTTATTCCTGACATGCAGAACTTACAGAAAGTTTTAGCAGCGATGAATTTGCCAGCTATTACTCAGGCGGGTTTTGAGGCGGATGATGTGCTGGGAACACTATCACAGGCGGCGAGTGCTGAGGGTTACACCGTTAAGA
This genomic stretch from Pseudanabaena galeata CCNP1313 harbors:
- a CDS encoding DUF3107 family protein; translated protein: MYTVEITLKNNPIALSVQRKEQENAEALYREIANAIADGNTKILELTCEKQEGKKVSVLASEISAVQVSEKSGASANMGAGFIRG
- a CDS encoding energy-coupling factor ABC transporter ATP-binding protein → MPTDQSVTTAISVRDLSFAWASGETVLDRCTLSVPKGEFWMLLGTNGSGKSTLLRLLASLLKPSSGDIEIVSRIGFVFQNPDHQLVMPTVGADIAFGLASENLSYIETLHRVKESLSAVNLEQMLRRPIYALSGGQKQRVAIAGAIARHAEVLLLDEPTALLDGENQTDLVASVRELVKQKNLTALWVTHRLNELDYADGAFLLEHGKVIDQGDPMRLKQVLIERS
- the mdh gene encoding malate dehydrogenase — encoded protein: MPTQIQDYRSPKVTVIGAGNVGGMLAQRIAKQNLADVVLCDVVQGKPQGIALDLAQAHTISNHDRQIIGTNDYNDTKDSDVIVITAGLPRKEGMSRNDLLKINASIIKEVVQKAIALSPNAILLIVTNPLDVMTYLAWQVSGLPPQRVIGMAGVLDAARFQTFIAMELGISTADIYTTVLGGHGDLMLPLPRLSTVNGIPITELLSEEAIARLVERTRNGGAEIVKLLQNGSAYFAPSAAAYVMVEAIISDRHRIYPAAAHLTGEYGLKDIFMGVPVQIGRQGVEKVIELKLTDDELAALHASAASIQKSIDLL
- the eno gene encoding phosphopyruvate hydratase, which gives rise to MTKGTEIIAIAAREILDSRGKPTVEAEVKLANGAVGLAQVPSGASTGSFEAHELRDGDKKRYGGKGVLIAVRNITEKLLPELKGVDALNQELVDRIMIKRDGTPNKSEIGANAILAVSLATAKAASAAIGQPLYRYLGTPLSNVLPVPMMNVINGGAHADNNVDIQEFMIVPVGAPTFKEALRYGAEVFAALSSILHEKGLSTAVGDEGGFAPNLESNQAALELLIDAITKAGYKPGEQVALALDVASNELFKDGNYVIDGKSLTPQEFVNYYEGLISKYPIVSIEDGLEEDQWASWQAMTKQLSNTQLVGDDLFVTNKTRLERGIREGCASAILIKLNQIGSLTETLEAIATADKNGYRSVISHRSGETEDTTIADLAVATRAGQIKTGSLCRSERVAKYNRLLRIEAELGSQAVYAGAVGLGPSR
- the rodA gene encoding rod shape-determining protein RodA, with amino-acid sequence MIVKGLELPNWENIKREWRDADPLLLVFPILLMILGGVAIYSSDFRAQRTEWWQHWVTGVVGLGAMFAIARFHYDQLLRLHWITYAITNISLILVMIIGTTALGAERWISIGGFNIQPSEFAKVGTIISLAAVMHDRPIQNPIDAFKVAWVTVPPWVLIFLQPNLGTSLVFAAITIGMLYWAGASLGWLVLIFSPIVSAVLFSLYLPAWIVWVILMGVAAWVSLPWFRIVSTVIAVVVNLVSGQAGILLWNILHDYQKKRLLLFIDPNQDPLGAGYHVIQSKIAIGAGQLFGQGWLKGTQTQLNFIPEQHTDFIFSAIGEEFGFAGCLCVLLLFLGVCWRLLVVAVNARDNFGSLLAIGVFSFILFQTFVNIGMNINVAPVTGIPLPWLSYGRSALLANFMAIGLVESVAAHRRTIKF